From Candidatus Hydrogenedentota bacterium:
CGTATTGCCTGTACCAGGCGCGGTGGGGCGCGCGGTTGCAGCACGGCGTCATGTCGGACGCGATATGGGACGGCTTGACGGATTCGTACACGGGCCTGATCATGGGCCTCACGGCGGAAAACCTGGCGGAAAAGTACAACATTTCGCGCCAGGAACAGGACGAGGTCGCCATGCGTTCACACAACAACGCGGAAGCGGCCATCAAGTCGGGGCGGGTCAAGGACGAGATTATGCCGGTGGAAATCCCGGCGAAGAAGGGCGCGCCGGTCGTGTTCGACACGGACGAGCACGTCCGCATGGGCATGACGATGGATCAACTGGCCCGGCTCAAGCCCGGATTCAAGAAGGATGGCACCGTGACGGCCGGCAACGCGTCGGGAATCAACGACGGTTCCTCGGCCATGGTGTTGATGAGCGGCGACAAAGTGCGCGAACTGGGCGTCAAGCCGATAGCGAAACTGCGCGGTTACGGACTGGCGGGCGTCGAGCCGGAATTGATGGGCTACGGTCCGGTCCCCGCGACCCGGCAGGTCCTCGAACGCACGGGACTGAAACTGGCCGACATCGAATTGATCGAACTCAACGAGGCTTTCGCGGCCCAATACATCGCGTGCGAAAAACTGCTCGGCCTGAACCGCGACATCACGAACGTCAACGGTTCCGGCATCGCGCTGGGACATCCCGTCGGGAGCACCGGATGCAAGATCATCGTGTCGCTTCTCCACGAAATGAAGCGGCGCGGCAACACGCTGGGACTCGCCACGCTCTGTGTCGGCGGCGGCATGGGCATGGCGACCATCTGGGAAATGGTGTAAAATTTCAACGCCGTTTTAATTGTTCCGCATGTCAGGCCTTTTGCCCGTCTGCATGCGCCATTCGAGCGAATTTCGGGCAATGCGCACACGGGCATCAACGTTCTGTCCGCCGGATCACGGCACAGACAAGGAGGTAATCAGCACATGGATATCGCCAGGAGAAGCATGATGGCCGGCATGGCCGCGGGCGCCGCGGTCGCGGCCTTTGGAATGGGACAAGCCGCCGCCGCGCTCAAAAAGTACAAGAACGAGGATTTCTACAAAAATGGGAAATTCGACGCCGAGGCCGCGAAGCAGGCCTACTACGAGATGATGACGGCGTTCAATTACCCGATTGTGGACCGCCTGCGCAGCGCGGATTTTTGGACGCTCGATTTCGGCCTGGGCCAGTTTACCGAGGTCGGCATGGCGGGCATTTTCTGGGTGAACAACCTGAAAAACAACTATTTCGGCCATGAAATTTACCTGCTTCCCGGACAGATGATCCCTGAACACAAGCATGTGAAGACGGCGGACGCCGGTCCCAAACTGGAAGCTTGGCAGCCACGGCACGGCTATATCCACATCTACAGCGAAGGAACGCCGACGCCGGGCGTCGAGGATCGCATCCCGCCATCGCACCGGGAGTGCTGCCAGGCGCGCGTCGAGCAGAAACTGATGCCCGGCGAGGTCGGCGAACTGGCCGGTCCCGAACAGTGGCACTGGATGAAAGCGGGGCCGGAAGGCGCCATCGTGACCGAATACGCGACGTATCACGACGGCACGGGCCTGCGCTTCAGCCATCCCCAAGTGAAAATGTAGAAAAATCACCGGGAAACCTCTTCTTCACAAGAAGAAATTTCCCGGGCCTTTCCAGAAGAAGCAAAAAGGGCTCTTGTGTTTTTGGCCAAACTCCGCTTCTGTTGAGGAGGGCTGGGAACTTCTTTTCACGCGAAGAGAAGTTCCTCCGACGAATGAACATGGCGCTGCGGAGATTTATCATGAAACATTGTTGCTTATTGATTCTGCTGCCGTTTTGCCTTGCGGCTTGTCTATCCATGCCGCTTCGCGGACAGGGCAGCGCGCCGGATATCGCGCACTTGTATGTGCGTGCGGCGACATGGCCGGAAACAATGGCTGCGACGCACAGGCGCGTGCAGGATTGGCGCAAGGCCGAGATGGCCCGGCTGGGAATCGAAGCCGGCCCGTGGCATACCACGGGCCCCATACCGGCCAAAGATCTGACAGACGCGCTTTTCCCCGAAGCGGGTGTTGATTTGAAGGCCGTTCGCACCGATGGAAAGCCGGCATGGTCCGAACAAGGCACGTGGCGCGACGGCTTTCTACATTCGCTGCCGACACAAAATTCGACTACCACTTATCTGTACCGGATCTTGACGGCGCGGGCGCCCGTCGAGGCGGCGCTGTATATCGGCAACAGCGACGGGATGACAATCTGGTTGAACGGCGTACAAGTCCATTCGCAGGACGTCGAGCGCGGGGCCGACTCGAACCAGGTGCGGATTTCCGCTTCGTTGGCGGCGGGTGAAAACCAGCTATTGCTGAAGATATTCAATAAGCGCGACAACTGCCAGTTCTGCTTTTCGATCGGCAAGGACGTGGGGCCGGAACTGTGGAACCGCGTGCGCGCGGATTTCCCCGTCGAATCGAGCTGGATGGAGCAGGATTTTCCGCGCGGGCGCTGCGGGGAATGGTTCAATGCCGCCGAAACGCTCGGATTGGACACCACCCTCATGAATCGCGCCTCGGGCAAGATCGGCGACGGTTCGTCGCGTCCGCAGCGGGATTTCGCCATGTTCGACAAGAAACGCGAAAAGGACGTTTGCGGCCGCTTGCGGGCGTACGCGCTGGCCCGGCGCACGGCGGCGGCCTTGAATGCGCTGGACCGTTTCGACCCGGCGGCGCTCAATCGCATGATTGACGACTTGGACCGGACTTTTCCCGATTATCCCGCGCAGGGTTTCCGCGACAAGGTCTCGCAGACCGCCGCACGAATTGCGGAGATCCGCCGTCTCGCCGCAGAGAATCCTGAAGCGGGCATCGCGCAGATCGCCGAAGTTACGTCGGTTCAACGCGCGATCGCGCTGGCCAATCCGTTGCTCGATTTCGATAAACTGTTGCTCGTCAAAAGAAGCGCGGGCAACCTCGGCCTGCCGCAAAACTGGCAGGGCAATTGCGCCGTCTCGACCCGCGGCTACGACAACGAAATCGCCACGCTGGCCTACAAAGATCCCGCGGCGCAGCCTGTGCCGCTGTTCCGTCCTCCGAACAGGGAGTTCGTGGGCGACGTGGATTTGCATTTCGACGCGGGCAAGATGCTTTTCAGCATGCCGGGTTCGCATGGCCGTTGGCAGATCTGGGAAATCGGCGCCGACGGTAACGGTCTTCGCCAAGTGACACCGGGCGAAGAACCGGACGTGGACAACTACGATGCGTGCTATCTGCCGAACGACGATATCATTTTCGGTTCCACCCGTTGTTTCCAGGGCATTCCATGCGTCGGCGGCGGCAACACCGTCGCGAATCTTTGCCGCATGGACGCGAACGGACAAAACGCGCGCATGCTCGGATTCGATCAGGATCACAACTGGTGCCCGACCGTGTTGAACAACGGCCAGGTGATGTATACGCGCTGGGAATATTCGGACACGCCGCATTACTTCACGCGCTTGGTGTTCCGCATGAACCCGGACGGAACCGGTCAGATGGAACATTACAAAAGTAACTCCTTCTGGCCAAACTCGACGTTTTATGCGCGCCCAATTCCGAACGATCCGACCCAATTCGTCGCGATAGTGTCGGGTCATCACGGCGTGGCGCGCATGGGTGAACTCGTGATCTTCGATCCGGCGAAGAGCCGTTTCGAGGCGAACGGCGTCGTGCAGCGTATTCCCGGCTGGGGGAAAAAGGTCGAGCCGATCATCGCGGACACGCTGGTTGACGCCGTGTGGCCGAAATTCCTGCATCCCTACCCCTTGAGCGCAAAGTATTTCCTGGTTTCGTGCAAACCCACCCCGGACGCGTCGTGGGGAATCTATCTCGTGGATGTCTTCGATAACATGACCTTGCTTGCGGAGATACCCGCCTATGCGTTGTTCGAACCGCTGCCCTTGCGCAAGACGGTTCGCCCGCCGGTGGTCCAGGACAAGGTTCGACTCGACCGCCAAGACGCGCTCGTATACCTCGCCGACATTTACAAGGGCGACGGGCTCAAGGGAGTGCCGCAGGGAACTGTGAAGAACCTGCGACTGTTCGCCATGCACTACTGCTATCCCCAAATGGGCGGCCATATCAACATCGGTGTCGAAGGCCCATGGGACGTCCACCAGATCCTGGGAACCGTGCCCGTGGAAGGCGACGGCTCCGCGTTTTTCCGCGTGCCGGCCAACACACCGATCGCCGTGCAACCGATCGACGAGGATGGCCAAGCGCTGCAGATCATGCGAAGCTGGTTCACGGCCATGCCCGGCGAAACGCTGTCGTGCATCGGATGCCACGAGAAACAGAACATGGCGCCGCCGTCTTCGGCCAATTACGCCGCGCGCCGCGCACCGTCGGAAATCGCGCCGTGGCGCGGTCCCGCGCGCGGATTCAGTTTCAAGCGCGACGTGCAACCCGTGCTCGACCGGCGCTGCGTGGGCTGCCACAATGGAGGCGAACGCCCGGACGGAACCCGACTCCTTGATTTCTCGCGCAAGGAACAGAACGGCTGGGGCAATTTCACGCCATCCTATCTCGCGCTGCATCCGTATGTGCGGAGGCCCGGTCCTGAAAGCGACTATCACCTCCAGACGCCCCTCGAATTCAGCGCGAATACCAGCGAACTGATCCAGATGCTCCAAAAGGGCCACCACGGCGTGCAACTCGACCCGGAGGATTTCGATCGGCTTTATACGTGGATCGATCTCAACGTGCCGGACCACGGCACGTGGGGCGAACATAAGGCCATCCCGCATAATTTCCATCGGCGGCGCATCGAAATGAAGACAAAATACGCGAACCGGCCC
This genomic window contains:
- a CDS encoding acetyl-CoA C-acetyltransferase, coding for MREVYAVSAVRTAIGTFGGGLRDYPAPDLMALVVKESLRRANVAGDQVGDVIVGQCMQRMDEVVTGRLAALKAGLPITVPGVTIHRNCSSAMQAVVYGAQQIMLGDLDVVVAGGVEVMSRTPYCLYQARWGARLQHGVMSDAIWDGLTDSYTGLIMGLTAENLAEKYNISRQEQDEVAMRSHNNAEAAIKSGRVKDEIMPVEIPAKKGAPVVFDTDEHVRMGMTMDQLARLKPGFKKDGTVTAGNASGINDGSSAMVLMSGDKVRELGVKPIAKLRGYGLAGVEPELMGYGPVPATRQVLERTGLKLADIELIELNEAFAAQYIACEKLLGLNRDITNVNGSGIALGHPVGSTGCKIIVSLLHEMKRRGNTLGLATLCVGGGMGMATIWEMV
- a CDS encoding SUMF1/EgtB/PvdO family nonheme iron enzyme, with the protein product MKHCCLLILLPFCLAACLSMPLRGQGSAPDIAHLYVRAATWPETMAATHRRVQDWRKAEMARLGIEAGPWHTTGPIPAKDLTDALFPEAGVDLKAVRTDGKPAWSEQGTWRDGFLHSLPTQNSTTTYLYRILTARAPVEAALYIGNSDGMTIWLNGVQVHSQDVERGADSNQVRISASLAAGENQLLLKIFNKRDNCQFCFSIGKDVGPELWNRVRADFPVESSWMEQDFPRGRCGEWFNAAETLGLDTTLMNRASGKIGDGSSRPQRDFAMFDKKREKDVCGRLRAYALARRTAAALNALDRFDPAALNRMIDDLDRTFPDYPAQGFRDKVSQTAARIAEIRRLAAENPEAGIAQIAEVTSVQRAIALANPLLDFDKLLLVKRSAGNLGLPQNWQGNCAVSTRGYDNEIATLAYKDPAAQPVPLFRPPNREFVGDVDLHFDAGKMLFSMPGSHGRWQIWEIGADGNGLRQVTPGEEPDVDNYDACYLPNDDIIFGSTRCFQGIPCVGGGNTVANLCRMDANGQNARMLGFDQDHNWCPTVLNNGQVMYTRWEYSDTPHYFTRLVFRMNPDGTGQMEHYKSNSFWPNSTFYARPIPNDPTQFVAIVSGHHGVARMGELVIFDPAKSRFEANGVVQRIPGWGKKVEPIIADTLVDAVWPKFLHPYPLSAKYFLVSCKPTPDASWGIYLVDVFDNMTLLAEIPAYALFEPLPLRKTVRPPVVQDKVRLDRQDALVYLADIYKGDGLKGVPQGTVKNLRLFAMHYCYPQMGGHINIGVEGPWDVHQILGTVPVEGDGSAFFRVPANTPIAVQPIDEDGQALQIMRSWFTAMPGETLSCIGCHEKQNMAPPSSANYAARRAPSEIAPWRGPARGFSFKRDVQPVLDRRCVGCHNGGERPDGTRLLDFSRKEQNGWGNFTPSYLALHPYVRRPGPESDYHLQTPLEFSANTSELIQMLQKGHHGVQLDPEDFDRLYTWIDLNVPDHGTWGEHKAIPHNFHRRRIEMKTKYANRPEDPEAIPDLPSQSCEFISPGPVPLPPNVRPTAAGWPFGPDEAVKRQQAAGSETRRTVDLGDGVKMEFVLVPAGEFVMGGDGAADEWPKAAVKIQKPFWLGATEVTNRQYARFDAAHRSGFQDQHHKDHTTPGYSAEGPDEPVVRVTWKEAMAFCGWLGAQSGGTCSLPTEAQWEWACRAGAGTPFSYGNAEADFSPFANLADASIALLAVTGINPQPIPNPSPYEDFIPKDGRFNDGAKVHAPVAHYQPNAWGLFDMHGNVAEWTLSTYKPYPYVSTDGRDDGHAAGKKVVRGGSWRDRPKRATASYRLAYESWQPVYNVGFRVMMPVQ